The Fictibacillus arsenicus genome contains a region encoding:
- a CDS encoding ATP-binding protein yields the protein MIIEKLLLHVLIVIAPVLSYSFLFESRKIGKSPYFLGILYGVSASLCMYFAYFNSGLYWDLRYVPLVLSIFYGGPISGIITLTALLATRTVMGGETLYLGYISASVACIVPFILYKYFWRFPPRKRIYMSIIAGLWPAIVQLLILLSYLYINSEVLQVDQDIYLYIAVFGIIQILAVVFGSILNEAVIERNLMKDEIRRSEKQHTLGELAASIAHEVRNPLTVVKGFLQLMEGEDERHKHYYPLILSELSRAESIISDYLNFAKPEFKKIETFSIAELVTELSILLNPYALKDGISLTHLIESDVKITTDRNQLKQALINILKNAVEATPKEGRVSIKLIPEGEQVKIIVRDTGKGMTKEQLSRIGSLFFSTKQQGTGLGTMVSIRIIESMGGKVEYTSKIGKGTKVSVALPLISSFEEDSV from the coding sequence ATGATCATTGAAAAGCTGCTTTTGCATGTATTGATTGTTATTGCACCAGTACTGAGCTATAGCTTTTTGTTCGAAAGCAGAAAGATAGGAAAATCCCCTTATTTTTTAGGCATTCTTTATGGTGTATCTGCTTCACTTTGCATGTATTTTGCCTATTTTAATTCAGGATTGTATTGGGATTTGCGGTATGTTCCTTTAGTGCTTTCTATTTTTTACGGCGGACCTATCTCAGGGATTATTACGCTCACTGCTCTTTTAGCAACCAGAACGGTAATGGGCGGAGAAACGCTTTACTTAGGATACATAAGTGCATCAGTAGCCTGTATTGTTCCTTTTATTCTTTATAAGTATTTTTGGAGATTTCCTCCGCGAAAAAGAATTTACATGTCTATCATAGCCGGACTATGGCCTGCTATTGTCCAGTTGCTAATTCTTCTAAGCTACCTTTACATAAATAGTGAAGTTTTGCAGGTAGACCAAGATATTTATTTATACATAGCTGTTTTCGGTATTATTCAAATTTTAGCCGTCGTTTTTGGCTCTATCTTAAATGAAGCTGTCATAGAAAGAAACTTAATGAAAGATGAGATCCGGCGTTCTGAGAAACAGCACACGCTTGGGGAACTGGCGGCTTCTATTGCTCATGAAGTCCGGAATCCATTGACTGTAGTAAAAGGTTTTCTTCAGCTTATGGAAGGTGAAGATGAACGGCATAAGCATTACTATCCGTTAATTTTAAGTGAATTAAGCAGAGCAGAAAGTATTATAAGTGATTACTTGAACTTTGCTAAACCGGAGTTTAAAAAGATCGAGACTTTTTCAATAGCTGAATTAGTAACGGAACTAAGTATTTTATTAAATCCGTACGCATTAAAAGATGGTATTTCGCTTACGCATCTGATTGAATCGGATGTAAAGATTACTACAGACCGAAATCAGCTAAAACAGGCGCTGATCAATATCTTAAAGAATGCTGTTGAGGCAACCCCGAAAGAAGGACGTGTATCCATTAAGCTTATTCCTGAAGGGGAACAGGTTAAGATTATCGTTAGGGATACAGGAAAAGGGATGACTAAAGAACAGCTGTCCCGCATCGGCTCTTTGTTTTTTTCAACTAAACAGCAAGGAACTGGATTAGGAACGATGGTATCCATTCGTATCATAGAATCAATGGGCGGCAAGGTGGAGTATACGAGCAAGATTGGAAAAGGTACGAAGGTTAGCGTCGCGCTTCCTTTAATCAGCTCATTTGAAGAAGATTCGGTTTAA
- a CDS encoding GNAT family N-acetyltransferase, with protein sequence MEIRLLTPDDAEAYWEMRLEALKNHPEAFATSYEEALERKNPIEQVANRLKGDGDFTFGAFQEDALIGTVTLVQDKIEKMKHRANIFAMYVKPENRRSGAGKALVTAAINHAKGIPDILKLNLTVVSSNEKAKGLYSSLGFTTYGKEEKALRVDETYYDEELMVLFLK encoded by the coding sequence ATGGAGATCCGCTTGCTCACACCAGATGATGCCGAAGCGTATTGGGAGATGCGTCTTGAGGCCCTAAAAAATCATCCTGAAGCTTTTGCAACAAGTTACGAAGAAGCTCTAGAGCGTAAAAATCCAATTGAACAAGTGGCCAACAGGCTTAAAGGTGATGGTGATTTTACTTTCGGAGCATTTCAGGAAGATGCCCTGATTGGTACCGTTACATTAGTCCAAGACAAAATCGAAAAAATGAAGCACCGCGCGAACATTTTTGCTATGTATGTAAAGCCCGAAAACCGCCGCTCAGGAGCCGGTAAAGCCCTTGTAACAGCAGCGATCAACCATGCTAAAGGGATTCCCGACATTTTGAAGCTAAATCTAACAGTGGTTTCCAGCAATGAAAAAGCAAAAGGACTTTACAGTTCACTAGGTTTCACGACATATGGAAAAGAAGAAAAAGCACTAAGAGTAGATGAGACATATTATGATGAAGAACTAATGGTTCTCTTTCTTAAATAA
- a CDS encoding 5-formyltetrahydrofolate cyclo-ligase, protein MNQKDEVWNKLTEEKLGRFPFPLTNRIPNFKGAEAAAKYITDMKEYKEAKVIKVNPDSPQLPLRTQILKDGKMLLVPTPRLKDGFIQVKPEWVPKGEERKAASLSSIMNYGKVLPLSLMPSIHLIVVGSVAIHRDGRRLGKGEGYADREYAIIRELGNKEVPVITSIQSAQLVNDNIPVHVFDLTVDWIATEKGLIETKSPYPKPTGIVWAEVSEEDMETMPVLKEIKELISNK, encoded by the coding sequence ATGAACCAAAAGGATGAAGTTTGGAACAAGCTGACCGAAGAAAAGCTCGGCAGATTTCCGTTTCCTTTAACAAATCGAATCCCAAATTTTAAAGGAGCAGAGGCTGCTGCAAAATACATAACCGATATGAAGGAGTACAAAGAGGCTAAAGTAATCAAAGTTAATCCTGATTCGCCTCAGCTGCCGCTTAGAACTCAAATTTTAAAGGATGGAAAAATGCTGCTCGTGCCGACGCCAAGGCTTAAGGATGGTTTCATTCAAGTGAAGCCAGAGTGGGTTCCGAAGGGGGAAGAAAGAAAAGCGGCAAGCCTTTCAAGCATTATGAACTATGGGAAAGTGCTCCCTTTATCACTGATGCCTTCAATCCACTTGATTGTAGTGGGATCGGTTGCCATTCACCGTGACGGCAGAAGACTTGGAAAAGGCGAAGGGTATGCGGACAGGGAATATGCGATTATCCGCGAACTTGGGAATAAAGAAGTACCCGTGATCACTTCCATTCAAAGTGCTCAGCTGGTTAATGATAATATTCCTGTACATGTGTTTGACTTAACCGTGGATTGGATTGCGACTGAAAAAGGATTGATCGAAACAAAATCACCTTATCCAAAACCGACAGGGATTGTCTGGGCAGAGGTAAGTGAAGAGGACATGGAAACCATGCCCGTTTTAAAAGAAATTAAAGAGTTGATCTCTAACAAATAA
- the fni gene encoding type 2 isopentenyl-diphosphate Delta-isomerase, producing MNLDHPKDLTEKRKTEHIRISLHEDVEGKNITTGLENYRFIPNALPEISFEDVSLSASFLGKLMKTPFLISSMTGGTETALKINQNLAIAAQERGWAIGLGSMRAAVEKEELAYTFQIRKWAPDIPVIANIGAVQLNYGYGLEECKRAVELAEADALVLHLNTLQEVFQPEGDTNFSHLLSKIEKLISGLPVPVGIKEVGMGIDKETAERLISAGAQFIDVAGAGGTSWVQVESYRSEDAARKKAAEAFLDWGLPTSESVAAVREVSKKIPVIASGGLKHGVDAAKSLALGADLAGFGRSLLQSAVENDAEALILQMDRIEFELRAAMFGIGAANIGELKATRRLLKK from the coding sequence ATGAACTTGGATCATCCTAAAGATCTCACTGAGAAACGGAAAACGGAGCATATTAGGATCAGTCTTCATGAAGATGTTGAGGGGAAGAACATTACAACTGGGTTAGAGAACTATCGATTTATACCGAATGCTTTGCCCGAGATATCTTTTGAGGATGTGTCTCTTTCTGCTTCTTTTTTAGGAAAATTGATGAAGACTCCCTTTTTGATCAGTTCGATGACTGGCGGTACGGAAACTGCGCTTAAGATAAATCAGAACTTGGCTATTGCGGCACAGGAAAGAGGCTGGGCGATTGGCCTTGGATCAATGAGAGCGGCGGTGGAGAAAGAGGAACTTGCTTACACTTTTCAAATTAGAAAATGGGCTCCTGACATCCCTGTTATTGCAAACATCGGTGCTGTCCAGCTCAATTACGGTTATGGGCTGGAGGAGTGTAAGCGAGCGGTCGAGCTTGCTGAAGCTGATGCTCTCGTTCTTCACTTAAATACCCTGCAGGAAGTATTTCAGCCAGAAGGTGATACGAATTTTTCTCATTTATTAAGTAAAATTGAAAAGCTTATTTCGGGATTGCCTGTTCCAGTTGGTATTAAAGAAGTAGGCATGGGAATTGATAAAGAAACTGCTGAGAGGCTGATATCAGCAGGTGCTCAGTTTATTGATGTTGCAGGGGCTGGCGGAACATCTTGGGTTCAGGTAGAGAGTTATCGTTCAGAAGATGCTGCAAGGAAAAAAGCTGCAGAAGCCTTCCTGGACTGGGGTCTTCCGACTTCAGAAAGCGTAGCTGCAGTCAGGGAAGTATCAAAAAAAATACCCGTTATCGCGAGCGGAGGGCTGAAGCATGGTGTTGATGCTGCGAAATCACTTGCGTTAGGTGCCGACCTTGCTGGATTTGGCCGCAGTCTGCTACAGTCAGCTGTTGAAAATGATGCTGAAGCTTTGATTTTACAAATGGACCGGATTGAATTTGAACTGAGAGCTGCAATGTTTGGGATTGGTGCCGCGAACATTGGCGAACTAAAAGCTACGAGACGATTGCTGAAAAAGTGA
- a CDS encoding ABC-F family ATP-binding cassette domain-containing protein, whose product MSILLVENLYKTYGEKTLFDKISFSISEKQRIGLIGPNGTGKSSLLKALSGLDPAEQGSITHANQFQIEYVAQEPELDEELSVLEQIYYGDSAIMRTMRDYEQALLDLEADPANEKKLQRLMNCQQKMDEQEAWEANTVAKTVLTRLGLRDFSRQVKFLSGGQKKRVAIAKALIQPADLLILDEPTNHLDNETVEWLETFLAGYKGSLLMVTHDRYFLNRVTNHIFELDNGKLYVYEGNYETYLEKKAEREELALQNEDKRQNTLRRELAWLRRGAKARTTKQKARIQRVESLQEETGPAAKGSVEFAIGSQRLGKKVIEVESLSKSLDGKKLVDGLDYLIVPGERLGIIGPNGSGKTTLLNMLAGRMKPDSGSVEVGETVKIGYYTQDHDELDGNLRVIDYVKETAQVISTVDGQTITAEQMLERFLFPRYMQYTYIRKLSGGEKRRLYMLKVLMEEPNVLFLDEPTNDLDIQTLGILEEYLENFPGVVLTVSHDRYFLDRVVDHLLAFEGEGRVVRFQGSYSDYMEEKKERDERAASLKKEAEAVAAEAADGGSQPRKEKRKKLSYKEQQEWDTIEDRIMALEEKKEQIEAEIVAAGSDFGRISELYAEQKKVETELETTMERWEELSLLVEELEN is encoded by the coding sequence TTGAGTATTTTACTAGTAGAAAATTTATATAAAACATATGGAGAGAAAACTCTCTTTGATAAAATTTCTTTTTCAATAAGCGAAAAACAAAGAATCGGGTTGATCGGTCCAAACGGCACGGGAAAGTCTTCTTTGTTAAAAGCTCTGTCAGGATTGGACCCCGCTGAACAGGGCAGCATCACTCACGCAAACCAGTTTCAGATTGAATACGTAGCCCAAGAGCCTGAGCTGGACGAAGAACTTTCTGTTTTGGAGCAGATCTATTATGGCGATTCAGCTATCATGCGTACGATGCGTGACTATGAGCAAGCTCTGCTGGATCTTGAAGCAGATCCTGCAAATGAGAAAAAGCTGCAGCGCTTAATGAATTGTCAGCAAAAAATGGACGAGCAAGAAGCATGGGAAGCGAACACCGTTGCGAAAACGGTTCTAACAAGACTTGGACTGCGCGATTTTTCAAGACAAGTGAAATTCTTGAGCGGCGGCCAGAAAAAGCGTGTAGCCATTGCTAAAGCTTTAATTCAGCCAGCTGACCTTCTAATACTGGATGAGCCGACAAACCATCTTGATAATGAAACAGTTGAATGGCTGGAAACATTTCTCGCTGGGTACAAAGGCTCGCTTTTAATGGTTACCCATGATCGTTATTTCCTAAACCGCGTGACGAATCATATTTTTGAACTAGATAACGGAAAACTCTATGTTTACGAAGGCAATTACGAAACGTATTTAGAGAAAAAGGCAGAGCGTGAAGAGCTCGCACTGCAGAATGAAGATAAGCGTCAAAACACGCTAAGACGCGAATTAGCTTGGCTGCGCCGCGGAGCAAAAGCACGTACGACTAAGCAAAAAGCCCGTATTCAGAGGGTGGAGAGTCTGCAGGAGGAAACAGGTCCTGCTGCAAAAGGTTCTGTTGAATTTGCAATCGGATCACAGCGTCTTGGCAAAAAAGTAATTGAGGTAGAAAGTCTGTCTAAAAGTCTTGATGGCAAGAAGTTGGTTGACGGTTTGGATTACTTGATTGTACCAGGTGAGCGTCTCGGAATCATCGGACCAAACGGCAGCGGAAAAACAACTTTGTTGAACATGCTTGCCGGTAGAATGAAGCCTGATTCTGGTTCAGTTGAAGTCGGTGAAACCGTGAAGATCGGCTATTACACTCAGGATCATGATGAACTCGATGGCAACCTTCGTGTGATCGATTATGTAAAAGAGACGGCACAAGTAATCAGTACAGTTGATGGCCAGACGATTACAGCTGAACAGATGCTGGAACGATTCCTCTTCCCGCGCTATATGCAATATACGTATATTCGCAAACTTTCGGGCGGAGAAAAGCGCAGACTATATATGCTGAAGGTGCTGATGGAAGAACCGAACGTTCTGTTTTTGGATGAGCCGACGAATGACTTGGATATTCAGACTCTCGGTATTTTAGAAGAGTATCTGGAAAACTTCCCTGGTGTCGTTTTAACCGTTTCGCATGATCGTTATTTCTTAGATCGTGTAGTGGATCATCTGCTGGCATTTGAAGGTGAAGGCAGGGTCGTCAGATTCCAGGGCAGCTACTCCGATTATATGGAGGAGAAAAAAGAGCGTGATGAGCGTGCAGCCTCTCTGAAAAAAGAAGCTGAGGCTGTCGCAGCTGAGGCGGCTGATGGCGGGAGCCAGCCGCGAAAAGAAAAGCGGAAAAAGCTATCTTATAAAGAGCAACAGGAATGGGACACGATTGAAGACCGCATTATGGCGCTTGAAGAGAAGAAAGAGCAGATCGAAGCTGAAATCGTTGCAGCGGGCAGTGACTTCGGACGAATCAGTGAACTGTATGCGGAACAGAAAAAAGTAGAGACAGAGCTCGAAACAACGATGGAACGATGGGAAGAGCTATCGCTGCTTGTGGAGGAACTGGAGAACTAA
- a CDS encoding DJ-1/PfpI family protein: MKKVLLFVYDSFAEFEISILITCLNGSNYELVTCSPYSISKTITSAGKLKIMPDTTVNDVNSDDYSALIIPGGNPYHLLEDAGVTNMIRSFFDSNKLIGAICGGPALLGAAGVLNHVKYTASLTQNDTQYLPVMNWNNKKEEHLVTDQNVLTATGSNYIIFAEEVLRQLKILPADEKSPLQYFKEPSMS, from the coding sequence ATGAAAAAAGTATTACTGTTTGTTTATGATTCTTTTGCCGAATTTGAAATTTCAATCTTAATCACTTGTTTAAATGGTTCAAATTATGAACTTGTAACATGCTCACCCTATTCAATCAGCAAAACGATCACATCAGCCGGCAAATTAAAAATCATGCCTGATACAACGGTTAATGATGTTAATTCAGATGATTACTCAGCCCTTATCATTCCAGGCGGAAATCCTTATCACTTGCTTGAAGACGCTGGTGTGACAAACATGATTCGTTCCTTTTTCGATAGCAACAAACTGATTGGAGCGATATGCGGAGGGCCTGCATTGCTGGGAGCTGCCGGAGTTCTGAACCACGTAAAATATACCGCTTCCCTCACTCAGAATGACACACAGTATCTGCCCGTTATGAACTGGAATAACAAAAAAGAAGAACATCTTGTTACAGATCAAAATGTACTCACTGCTACAGGCTCCAACTATATTATCTTTGCTGAAGAAGTATTGCGTCAGCTAAAAATTCTACCTGCAGATGAAAAAAGTCCTTTGCAATACTTTAAGGAACCTTCTATGTCATAA
- the putP gene encoding sodium/proline symporter PutP, giving the protein MQIEVIISLIIYMIGMLYIGYWAYKKTSDLSDYMLGGRGLGPGVTALSAGASDMSGWMLMGLPGAMFADGLSSIWIAVGLTIGAYLNYILVAPRLRTYTEVADDSITIPDYLENRFNDTQKILRIVSGIVIIIFFTLYASAGLVSGGKLFESAFGLDYMTGMLLTVGVVVAYTLFGGFLAVSWTDFVQGCIMFIALVLVPIVAFTEVGDTQTLVDTVRGVDPQLLNVTKGLSFVGLLSMLAWGLGYFGQPHIIVRFMAITSVKEIKAARRIGMGWMIISIIGALLTGFIGIAWFEQQNRNLADPETVFIQFANLLFHPFITGFLLAAILAAIMSTISSQLLVTSSAVTEDFYKQFLKKNASDKELVLIGRLAVLTVAVIAVLLSLNPNDTILSLVGYAWAGFGSAFGPLILLSLFWKRMTKWGALAGIIVGAITVLIWVQFPDLKAEVYEMIPGFFLSLLAVILVSLVTKDPSNKVQNQFEDMEETLENKTT; this is encoded by the coding sequence ATGCAAATTGAAGTAATTATTTCTTTAATTATTTACATGATTGGTATGCTGTACATTGGTTACTGGGCATACAAAAAAACATCCGATCTATCTGACTACATGCTTGGCGGACGCGGACTCGGTCCTGGAGTAACAGCATTATCTGCTGGTGCATCCGATATGAGCGGATGGATGCTCATGGGACTGCCTGGTGCTATGTTCGCAGATGGGTTAAGCAGTATTTGGATTGCAGTCGGTTTAACGATCGGTGCTTATCTGAACTATATTCTTGTCGCACCTCGTTTGCGTACGTACACAGAAGTAGCAGATGATTCGATCACAATTCCGGATTATCTTGAAAACCGTTTTAACGACACTCAGAAAATTTTACGTATTGTATCAGGTATTGTTATTATCATCTTCTTTACTCTTTACGCTTCTGCAGGTTTAGTATCTGGAGGTAAGCTGTTTGAGAGTGCATTCGGTCTTGATTATATGACTGGAATGCTGTTGACTGTCGGAGTTGTTGTAGCTTACACATTGTTTGGAGGATTCCTAGCAGTAAGCTGGACTGACTTTGTACAAGGATGTATCATGTTTATCGCACTTGTATTGGTACCCATTGTTGCCTTTACTGAAGTCGGCGACACTCAAACACTGGTTGATACAGTACGTGGAGTAGATCCGCAGCTGCTCAATGTTACAAAAGGACTTTCTTTTGTTGGTCTATTGTCAATGTTAGCTTGGGGGTTAGGTTATTTCGGACAGCCCCACATTATTGTCCGTTTTATGGCCATCACATCTGTAAAAGAAATTAAAGCAGCACGCCGAATCGGTATGGGATGGATGATTATCTCTATAATTGGTGCATTGCTTACAGGATTTATTGGTATCGCTTGGTTCGAACAGCAAAATCGCAACCTTGCAGATCCAGAAACAGTTTTTATTCAATTCGCGAACTTATTATTCCATCCGTTCATTACTGGGTTCTTATTAGCAGCTATCCTAGCAGCCATCATGAGTACAATCTCGTCACAGCTGCTCGTTACGTCATCAGCTGTAACCGAAGACTTTTACAAACAGTTCTTAAAGAAGAATGCTTCTGATAAAGAACTTGTATTAATCGGCAGACTCGCTGTATTAACGGTTGCTGTAATCGCGGTATTGTTATCATTAAATCCGAACGATACGATCCTAAGCCTTGTAGGTTATGCTTGGGCAGGTTTCGGTTCAGCATTTGGTCCACTAATTTTGTTAAGTCTTTTCTGGAAACGCATGACAAAATGGGGCGCATTAGCAGGTATCATCGTTGGTGCCATTACCGTTTTAATATGGGTACAGTTCCCAGACCTGAAAGCTGAAGTGTACGAAATGATTCCTGGTTTCTTCTTAAGCTTATTAGCTGTCATTCTTGTCAGCTTAGTAACGAAAGATCCATCGAATAAAGTGCAAAACCAATTCGAAGACATGGAAGAAACACTTGAAAACAAAACAACTTAA
- a CDS encoding ABC-F family ATP-binding cassette domain-containing protein, which yields MSILTVQGLSHGFGDRAIFNDVSFRLLKGEHIGLIGANGEGKSTFMNIITGKLKPDEGKVEWAKKVRVGYLDQHTVLQKGMTIRDVLKSAFQYLLDMETEMNSMYEKMGEATPEELEKLLEDVGVIQDTLTNNDFYVIDAKVEEIARGLGLDDIGLDRDVHDLSGGQRTKVLLAKLLLEKPEILLLDEPTNYLDEQHIEWLKRYLQEYENAFILISHDIPFLNSVINLIYHMENQELNRYVGDYDHFKSVHEMKKSQLEAAFKRQQQEIAGLKDFVARNKARVSTRNMAMSRQKKLDKMDVIELAKEKPKPEFNFKESRTPSKLIFETKDLVIGYDEPLSRPLNLRMERGQKIALVGANGIGKTTLLRSILGEIKPVSGSVERGENLEIGYFEQEVKSANYNTCIEEIWNEFPGFSHHEVRAALAKCGLTTKHIESKVEVLSGGEKAKVRLCKLINHENNVLVLDEPTNHLDVEAKDELMRALKAFKGSVLLISHEPEFYIEVANEVWNCESWTTKVF from the coding sequence ATGAGTATTTTAACAGTACAAGGATTGAGCCATGGTTTTGGTGACCGTGCTATTTTTAACGATGTTTCTTTCCGTCTACTAAAAGGAGAGCACATCGGTTTAATCGGTGCAAATGGTGAAGGTAAGTCTACCTTTATGAATATTATCACTGGCAAATTGAAGCCAGATGAAGGAAAAGTTGAATGGGCAAAAAAAGTACGCGTCGGCTATCTGGATCAGCACACCGTTCTTCAAAAAGGAATGACGATTCGCGACGTGCTGAAGAGTGCGTTTCAATATCTGCTCGACATGGAAACAGAAATGAACAGCATGTACGAAAAGATGGGTGAAGCTACTCCTGAAGAGCTTGAGAAGCTGCTTGAAGATGTTGGTGTAATCCAGGATACACTAACGAATAACGACTTTTATGTAATAGATGCAAAAGTTGAAGAAATCGCACGAGGTCTTGGACTTGATGATATCGGTCTTGACCGTGATGTTCACGACTTGAGCGGCGGACAGCGTACAAAGGTATTGCTTGCAAAACTTTTATTAGAAAAGCCTGAAATTCTATTGCTGGATGAGCCGACAAACTATCTGGACGAACAGCATATCGAATGGCTAAAGCGCTACTTGCAGGAGTACGAAAACGCGTTTATCCTGATTTCGCATGACATCCCGTTCCTGAACAGCGTTATCAACTTGATCTATCATATGGAAAATCAAGAGCTGAACCGCTATGTTGGCGACTACGATCACTTTAAATCGGTTCATGAGATGAAAAAATCCCAGCTGGAGGCGGCATTCAAGCGCCAGCAGCAAGAGATTGCCGGATTAAAAGACTTCGTAGCACGGAACAAAGCGCGTGTTTCAACGCGTAACATGGCGATGTCCCGTCAGAAAAAGCTCGATAAAATGGATGTAATTGAGCTGGCGAAAGAAAAGCCAAAGCCAGAGTTCAACTTTAAAGAATCCCGCACACCGAGTAAGCTGATCTTTGAAACGAAGGATCTCGTGATCGGATATGATGAGCCATTGTCGAGACCTCTGAACCTGCGCATGGAACGCGGACAAAAAATAGCTTTAGTCGGTGCGAATGGTATAGGTAAAACAACTTTGCTCCGCAGTATTTTAGGTGAAATCAAGCCTGTTTCTGGTTCAGTTGAACGCGGTGAAAACCTGGAGATCGGCTATTTCGAACAAGAAGTAAAATCTGCGAACTACAACACATGTATCGAAGAGATCTGGAACGAGTTCCCTGGTTTCTCTCATCATGAAGTTCGCGCAGCTCTTGCGAAATGCGGATTAACAACAAAACATATCGAGAGTAAAGTGGAAGTTCTTAGCGGGGGCGAAAAAGCAAAAGTACGCTTATGCAAACTGATCAACCATGAAAATAACGTATTGGTACTCGATGAGCCGACAAACCACTTGGATGTTGAAGCAAAAGACGAGTTAATGCGTGCGTTGAAAGCCTTTAAAGGAAGCGTCCTCTTGATCTCCCATGAACCAGAATTCTATATAGAAGTAGCAAACGAAGTCTGGAACTGCGAAAGCTGGACGACGAAGGTGTTTTAA
- a CDS encoding DUF2269 family protein, with product MTLYGTIVLIHIIAAIVGLGASFAMPVVTKFAKTAAQARYALEVNAKIETLPKIGSLTLLATGLLLGYLNSALFSEVWYISSLVIYVLAQILVIGIIPKKQKQMSEILASHEGDELPDSYRTVDKQLDPYVYLLHGLAVVLIVLMVVKPF from the coding sequence ATGACACTATATGGAACAATTGTCTTGATACACATTATTGCAGCGATTGTCGGTCTAGGCGCAAGCTTTGCAATGCCAGTCGTTACGAAATTCGCAAAAACAGCCGCACAGGCGCGATATGCACTTGAAGTGAATGCAAAGATAGAAACTTTGCCGAAGATTGGAAGCTTAACACTTCTTGCAACTGGACTTTTATTAGGTTATTTAAATTCTGCACTTTTTAGTGAAGTTTGGTACATCTCATCTCTGGTTATTTATGTTTTGGCACAGATTCTTGTTATTGGTATCATTCCTAAGAAACAAAAACAAATGAGCGAGATTCTCGCCTCACATGAAGGCGACGAACTGCCCGATTCTTATCGGACCGTTGATAAACAGCTTGACCCTTATGTTTATCTTTTACACGGTTTAGCTGTTGTACTAATCGTTTTAATGGTCGTAAAACCTTTTTAG